The genomic interval GCGGAACCTCGTCGACCGCGGGGGCAAGGGCTTCCGCGCGGCCGTGTGCAACAGCGGCAACGCCAATGTGATGCGGATCGGTCCCGACGGGCTCGCCGACGCGGAAGCGATGTGCCGGGCGGCGGCGGAGGCGGCGGGCTGCGAGGCCTCGGCGGTGCTGCCGGCGTCGACGGGGATCATCGGGCGGAAGCTGCCGATGGAGAAGGTTCTCGCGGGCGTGGCCGACGCGGCGGGCCGCTTGGAAGCGGGAGCGGCCGCGGACCGGGCGGCGGCGGACGCGATCCTGACGACGGACCTCACCCCGAAGACGGCGGTCCGCGGGGTCACGCTCCCGGCAAGCGGGACGCGCGTCACCCTCGGCGGGATCGCCAAGGGCAGCGGGATGATCGCGCCGGCGATGAGCCCCCCCACCGCGACGATGCTGGCGTTTCTCACGACCGACGCGGCGGTGGACCCCGGCGTCCTCCAGGCGCTGCTGACGCGGGCGACGGCGACGAGCTTCAATCGGATCAGCGTCGACTCGGACACGTCCACCAGCGACACCGCGTACCTGCTGGCGTCGGGGGCGGCGGGCAACCCGGTGATCGACGACGCGGGATCCGAGGACGCGCTCGCTCTCGCGGAGGCGCTCGGCGAGGTCTGCGGCGAGCTGGCGGAGGCCAT from Phycisphaera mikurensis NBRC 102666 carries:
- the argJ gene encoding bifunctional glutamate N-acetyltransferase/amino-acid acetyltransferase ArgJ is translated as MNHAHRSITLPGGFRAAGVACGIKESGKPDLMLLVSDVPCTAAGTFTRNAIVGAAVVVGRRNLVDRGGKGFRAAVCNSGNANVMRIGPDGLADAEAMCRAAAEAAGCEASAVLPASTGIIGRKLPMEKVLAGVADAAGRLEAGAAADRAAADAILTTDLTPKTAVRGVTLPASGTRVTLGGIAKGSGMIAPAMSPPTATMLAFLTTDAAVDPGVLQALLTRATATSFNRISVDSDTSTSDTAYLLASGAAGNPVIDDAGSEDALALAEALGEVCGELAEAIVRDGEGMTKLLRVAVRGAASEEDADRVGRAICDSPLVKCAVHGGDPNWGRFVMAIGKSGAAVDGTRLRVTLGGHAVFTDGVPIDMNDDAEEKLTAALRGDEVRVGVDLRAGDASADWLGCDLSRAYIAINADYRT